From Fundulus heteroclitus isolate FHET01 chromosome 5, MU-UCD_Fhet_4.1, whole genome shotgun sequence, a single genomic window includes:
- the cdc6 gene encoding cell division control protein 6 homolog isoform X1: MPRTRSQGQTQPTLQFPRRKSCRASVHPDTPRVMKVSATPERLSASRVRLGPISPVRSALVSPRRAAAEGPVSPLKQKAALPSLSAKGSTAPPTPPSSPALQSRVPLSPRKRTGDENGCNVPCSPPKQKRPDMAAPRKLGFDENSPASASDEPQQTPPCQRRSPSRQETPPGSPQPPHPERRPPVACLFPDKSRFKSVKQALHTAIPERLLSREAEQASIRSFLQDKVLQRVPSSLYISGAPGTGKTACLNCVLQDMKAELAAVKTVLVNCMSLRSSNAIFPLLAHRLKAAGGQSGLQKFLTAPGPTVLLVLDEMDQLDSKAQDVLYTIFEWPYLAQSRLCLIGIANALDLTDRILPRLQAQPHCRPLLLHFPPYSRQELTTIIQDRLSKAAAEGMLDTSAVQFCARKVSAVSGDARKALDICRRAVEAAEAAQRQKASGSGSEAKGRVGRSPQDGLCDEQKLKPDGSCLSAASTVGLPQVAKVLSEVYGDRMASHGGASDGESFPLQQKLLVCCLLLLIRSGKSKEINLGKLHEVYSRLCAQRQVSGVGQGECLALCALLESRGIFALKKAKEARLTKVFLKIEEKDVENALKDRTLLGSILTAGLPS; this comes from the exons ATGCCTAGGACCCGCTCTCAGGGGCAGACTCAGCCCACCCTGCAGTTCCCGCGCCGCAAATCCTGCCGAGCATCCGTGCACCCAGACACCCCCCGGGTCATGAAGGTCTCAGCCACGCCAGAGCGCCTTTCTGCCAGCCGGGTTCGGCTCGGGCCGATCTCTCCGGTGCGGTCAGCACTAGTGTCACCCAGGCGGGCCGCTGCAGAGGGCCCTGTGTCACCCCTGAAGCAGAAAGCTGCTCTCCCGTCTCTCTCAGCCAAAGGCTCCACAGCTCCACCGACACCGCCTTCCTCCCCCGCCCTGCAAAGCCGAGTCCCTCTGAGCCCCCGGAAGCGCACAG GTGATGAGAACGGCTGCAATGTGCCGTGTTCCCCCCCGAAGCAGAAAAGACCTGATATGGCCGCACCCCGAAAACTGGGCTTCGACGAGAACTCCCCGGCGTCGGCCAGCGACGAGCCCCAGCAGACCCCTCCCTGTCAGCGGCGGTCTCCCAGCAGACAGGAAACGCCTCCAGGGAGTCCCCAGCCCCCCCACCCAGAGAGGAGGCCGCCTGTCGCCTGCCTGTTTCCAGACA AGTCCAGGTTTAAAAGCGTGAAGCAGGCGCTCCACACCGCCATCCCAGAGCGTCTCCTGTCCAGAGAAGCTGAGCAGGCGTCCATCCGCTCCTTCCTGCAGGACAAGGTGCTGCAGCGCGTCCCCAGCAGCCTCTACATCTCAGGGGCCCCGGGGACCGGCAAGACCGCCTGCCTTAACTGTGTGCTCCAGGACATGAAG GCTGAGCTGGCAGCAGTGAAGACGGTGCTGGTGAACTGCATGAGTCTGCGGAGCTCCAATGCCATTTTCCCTCTGTTGGCCCACAGGCTGAAAGCAGCCGGTGGGCAGAGCGGCCTCCAGAAGTTTCTGACGGCCCCGGGGCCCACAGT ACTCCTGGTTCTGGATGAAATGGATCAGCTGGACAGCAAAGCTCAGGACGTGCTCTACACCATCTTTGAATGGCCGTATCTGGCCCAGTCCCGTCTCTGTCTCATCG GCATCGCCAACGCTTTGGACCTGACCGATCGCATCCTGCCCAGACTGCAGGCCCAGCCTCACTGTCGCCCCCTGCTGCTGCACTTCCCTCCCTACAGCCGCCAGGAGCTGACCACCATCATACAGGACAGGCTCTCTAAG GCTGCTGCTGAGGGGATGCTGGACACGTCTGCGGTCCAGTTCTGCGCCAGGAAGGTGTCGGCCGTGTCCGGAGACGCCAGGAAAGCTTTGGACATCTGCAG GAGAGCGGTGGAGGCTGCAGAAGCGGCCCAAAGGCAGAAGGCGTCCGGTTCCGGCAGTGAAGCCAAAGGTAGGGTCGGCCGTAGTCCTCAGGATGGACTCTGTGATGAGCAGAAACTGAAACCTGATGGCTCCTGTCTGTCAGCAGCGTCTACGGTGGGCCTCCCTCAGGTGGCGAAGGTTCTGTCAGAGGTGTACGGCGACCGCATGGCGTCTCACGGCGGCGCTTCGGATGGAGAGAGCTTTCCTCTGCAGCAGAAGCTGCTGGTGtgctgcctgctgctgctcATCCGCAGCGGGAAGAGCAAGGAGATCAACCTGGGGAAG CTCCATGAGGTCTACAGCCGACTGTGCGCCCAGAGGCAGGTGTCTGGAGTGGGCCAGGGGGAGTGTTTGGCGCTCTGTGCGCTGCTGGAGAGTCGGGGAATCTTCGCTTTGAAGAAGGCCAAAGAGGCTCGTCTCACAAAG GTGTTCCTGAAGATCGAAGAGAAGGATGTGGAGAACGCCCTGAAGGACAGAACGCTTCTGGGCAGCATCCTGACTGCAGGACTTCCCTCCTGA
- the cdc6 gene encoding cell division control protein 6 homolog isoform X2, whose amino-acid sequence MPRTRSQGQTQPTLQFPRRKSCRASVHPDTPRVMKVSATPERLSASRVRLGPISPVRSALVSPRRAAAEGPVSPLKQKAALPSLSAKGSTAPPTPPSSPALQSRVPLSPRKRTGDENGCNVPCSPPKQKRPDMAAPRKLGFDENSPASASDEPQQTPPCQRRSPSRQETPPGSPQPPHPERRPPVACLFPDKSRFKSVKQALHTAIPERLLSREAEQASIRSFLQDKVLQRVPSSLYISGAPGTGKTACLNCVLQDMKAELAAVKTVLVNCMSLRSSNAIFPLLAHRLKAAGGQSGLQKFLTAPGPTVLLVLDEMDQLDSKAQDVLYTIFEWPYLAQSRLCLIGIANALDLTDRILPRLQAQPHCRPLLLHFPPYSRQELTTIIQDRLSKAAAEGMLDTSAVQFCARKVSAVSGDARKALDICRRAVEAAEAAQRQKASGSGSEAKASTVGLPQVAKVLSEVYGDRMASHGGASDGESFPLQQKLLVCCLLLLIRSGKSKEINLGKLHEVYSRLCAQRQVSGVGQGECLALCALLESRGIFALKKAKEARLTKVFLKIEEKDVENALKDRTLLGSILTAGLPS is encoded by the exons ATGCCTAGGACCCGCTCTCAGGGGCAGACTCAGCCCACCCTGCAGTTCCCGCGCCGCAAATCCTGCCGAGCATCCGTGCACCCAGACACCCCCCGGGTCATGAAGGTCTCAGCCACGCCAGAGCGCCTTTCTGCCAGCCGGGTTCGGCTCGGGCCGATCTCTCCGGTGCGGTCAGCACTAGTGTCACCCAGGCGGGCCGCTGCAGAGGGCCCTGTGTCACCCCTGAAGCAGAAAGCTGCTCTCCCGTCTCTCTCAGCCAAAGGCTCCACAGCTCCACCGACACCGCCTTCCTCCCCCGCCCTGCAAAGCCGAGTCCCTCTGAGCCCCCGGAAGCGCACAG GTGATGAGAACGGCTGCAATGTGCCGTGTTCCCCCCCGAAGCAGAAAAGACCTGATATGGCCGCACCCCGAAAACTGGGCTTCGACGAGAACTCCCCGGCGTCGGCCAGCGACGAGCCCCAGCAGACCCCTCCCTGTCAGCGGCGGTCTCCCAGCAGACAGGAAACGCCTCCAGGGAGTCCCCAGCCCCCCCACCCAGAGAGGAGGCCGCCTGTCGCCTGCCTGTTTCCAGACA AGTCCAGGTTTAAAAGCGTGAAGCAGGCGCTCCACACCGCCATCCCAGAGCGTCTCCTGTCCAGAGAAGCTGAGCAGGCGTCCATCCGCTCCTTCCTGCAGGACAAGGTGCTGCAGCGCGTCCCCAGCAGCCTCTACATCTCAGGGGCCCCGGGGACCGGCAAGACCGCCTGCCTTAACTGTGTGCTCCAGGACATGAAG GCTGAGCTGGCAGCAGTGAAGACGGTGCTGGTGAACTGCATGAGTCTGCGGAGCTCCAATGCCATTTTCCCTCTGTTGGCCCACAGGCTGAAAGCAGCCGGTGGGCAGAGCGGCCTCCAGAAGTTTCTGACGGCCCCGGGGCCCACAGT ACTCCTGGTTCTGGATGAAATGGATCAGCTGGACAGCAAAGCTCAGGACGTGCTCTACACCATCTTTGAATGGCCGTATCTGGCCCAGTCCCGTCTCTGTCTCATCG GCATCGCCAACGCTTTGGACCTGACCGATCGCATCCTGCCCAGACTGCAGGCCCAGCCTCACTGTCGCCCCCTGCTGCTGCACTTCCCTCCCTACAGCCGCCAGGAGCTGACCACCATCATACAGGACAGGCTCTCTAAG GCTGCTGCTGAGGGGATGCTGGACACGTCTGCGGTCCAGTTCTGCGCCAGGAAGGTGTCGGCCGTGTCCGGAGACGCCAGGAAAGCTTTGGACATCTGCAG GAGAGCGGTGGAGGCTGCAGAAGCGGCCCAAAGGCAGAAGGCGTCCGGTTCCGGCAGTGAAGCCAAAG CGTCTACGGTGGGCCTCCCTCAGGTGGCGAAGGTTCTGTCAGAGGTGTACGGCGACCGCATGGCGTCTCACGGCGGCGCTTCGGATGGAGAGAGCTTTCCTCTGCAGCAGAAGCTGCTGGTGtgctgcctgctgctgctcATCCGCAGCGGGAAGAGCAAGGAGATCAACCTGGGGAAG CTCCATGAGGTCTACAGCCGACTGTGCGCCCAGAGGCAGGTGTCTGGAGTGGGCCAGGGGGAGTGTTTGGCGCTCTGTGCGCTGCTGGAGAGTCGGGGAATCTTCGCTTTGAAGAAGGCCAAAGAGGCTCGTCTCACAAAG GTGTTCCTGAAGATCGAAGAGAAGGATGTGGAGAACGCCCTGAAGGACAGAACGCTTCTGGGCAGCATCCTGACTGCAGGACTTCCCTCCTGA